One window from the genome of Alnus glutinosa chromosome 13, dhAlnGlut1.1, whole genome shotgun sequence encodes:
- the LOC133854020 gene encoding uncharacterized protein LOC133854020 — MDTRCQNLGFTANYSSNAFKILGNSGQVVGAGAVAEYVTDTDLRLDFPGSSIPYMSTSKGIKRKWGLVDGSMGQLVGSSLSLGLGCSSSSSDSKGSSATACTTMSSAKETDEESSMDIELDFSLHLSGEKVPSPKKPASSNLKALELPLKVDLELSLSTGLSESDITSVHPDSTPFHLGMEMPPIVCGAQNADEGSTSCRWKPGIILPSLKTPMNPAASFLFNPVPRKIDAIPIVPDLSSSLLTTANSSVTCSSRITQQQHAQLRSGSSKTCQVEGCGKGARGASGRCISHGGGRRCQRVGCHKGAEGRTVYCKAHGGGRRCEHLGCTKSAEGRTDYCIAHGGGRRCSHEGCTRAARGKSGLCIRHGGGKRCQRENCTKSAEGLSGLCISHGGGRRCQARGCTKGAQGSTMFCKAHGGGKRCTAPGCTKGAEGSTPYCKGHGGGKRCAFQGGVCTKSVHGGTNFCVAHGGGKRCAVPECTKSARGRTDYCVRHGGGKRCKFDGCGKSAQGSTDFCKAHGGGKKCSWGHPGSEYGSQPGGPCNSFARGKTGLCAHHSGLVQDKRVHGGVTLGPMVQDPDLIQPGKEVITEDMNVDVLKIGRTYSDLKPYGVPNAQLSVGEGNLPLVPVYVPEGRVHGGSLMALLTASSDLGSSRGKGVVVASSEPMKSYRTPHGWM; from the coding sequence ATGGATACCAGGTGCCAGAACTTGGGGTTTACTGCAAATTATTCCTCAAATGCATTCAAGATTTTGGGAAATTCGGGGCAAGTTGTGGGAGCTGGAGCTGTAGCTGAGTATGTCACAGATACTGATTTACGGCTTGATTTTCCTGGTTCTTCTATACCTTACATGTCCACCTCAAAGGGTATCAAAAGGAAGTGGGGTTTGGTGGATGGGTCCATGGGCCAGCTAGTTGGCTCTTCATTGTCTCTTGGGCTTGGCTGTTCATCAAGCTCCTCAGATAGCAAGGGCAGTTCAGCAACTGCTTGCACTACAATGTCTTCAGCCAAAGAAACAGATGAGGAGTCCTCAATGGATATTGAATTGGACTTCTCGCTCCATCTCAGTGGTGAGAAGGTACCCAGCCCGAAAAAACCTGCTAGTTCAAATTTGAAAGCACTGGAGCTGCCACTCAAGGTTGATTTGGAGTTAAGTCTCTCTACTGGGCTCTCTGAATCCGACATCACTAGTGTCCATCCAGATTCAACTCCGTTTCATTTGGGAATGGAGATGCCACCAATTGTTTGTGGGGCCCAAAATGCGGATGAAGGATCAACGTCATGTCGGTGGAAACCAGGGATTATTTTGCCGTCGTTGAAGACTCCAATGAACCCAGCGGCTAGCTTTCTTTTCAACCCAGTTCCCAGAAAAATTGATGCAATTCCTATTGTTCCAGACCTCTCATCAAGTTTATTAACAACAGCAAACAGCTCAGTCACCTGTTCTTCTCGGATAACACAGCAGCAACATGCACAACTTCGTAGTGGTAGTTCTAAGACATGTCAAGTCGAGGGATGTGGAAAGGGGGCCAGAGGTGCTTCTGGCCGTTGTATTTCTCATGGAGGTGGTCGGAGGTGCCAGAGGGTTGGTTGCCACAAGGGAGCTGAGGGTCGGACTGTGTACTGCAAGGCTCACGGGGGTGGTCGGCGATGCGAGCACCTTGGGTGCACAAAGAGTGCAGAAGGGCGGACAGATTACTGTATTGCCCATGGTGGTGGTCGGAGGTGCAGTCATGAGGGTTGCACTCGAGCTGCCAGAGGAAAATCAGGATTGTGTATCAGGCATGGTGGTGGGAAGAGATGTCAAAGAGAAAATTGCACAAAGAGTGCAGAAGGCCTCTCAGGTCTTTGCATCTCACATGGAGGTGGCCGCCGATGCCAAGCTAGGGGATGCACAAAAGGGGCACAAGGGAGCACAATGTTTTGCAAGGCTCATGGTGGGGGGAAACGGTGTACGGCTCCAGGGTGCACCAAAGGTGCTGAGGGGAGCACGCCTTATTGCAAGGGCCACGGTGGAGGGAAAAGATGTGCATTCCAAGGTGGGGTTTGTACGAAGAGTGTGCATGGAGGTACCAACTTCTGTGTGGCACATGGGGGTGGTAAAAGGTGTGCTGTGCCTGAGTGCACAAAGAGTGCAAGGGGAAGGACAGATTATTGTGTCCGTCATGGTGGGGGGAAGAGATGCAAGTTTGATGGGTGTGGCAAAAGTGCACAAGGAAGCACCGATTTTTGCAAGGCACATGGTGGAGGAAAGAAGTGTTCTTGGGGCCATCCTGGATCAGAATATGGCAGCCAACCTGGTGGCCCTTGCAACTCCTTTGCCAGGGGGAAGACAGGTCTCTGTGCTCATCATAGTGGCCTGGTTCAGGATAAGAGGGTTCATGGAGGTGTTACCCTGGGACCTATGGTTCAGGACCCTGATCTCATCCAGCCAGGGAAAGAGGTCATCACTGAGGATATGAATGTTGATGTTCTGAAGATAGGGAGAACCTATTCTGATTTGAAACCATATGGAGTCCCAAATGCTCAACTCTCAGTTGGGGAAGGAAACCTCCCATTGGTGCCGGTATATGTTCCAGAAGGTAGGGTGCATGGGGGAAGTTTGATGGCATTGCTGACAGCCAGTTCTGATCTTGGCTCAAGCAGGGGTAAAGGTGTAGTTGTTGCTTCATCAGAGCCAATGAAATCTTACAGGACCCCTCATGGCTGGATGTAA